Proteins encoded in a region of the Diospyros lotus cultivar Yz01 chromosome 9, ASM1463336v1, whole genome shotgun sequence genome:
- the LOC127809357 gene encoding uncharacterized protein LOC127809357, with the protein MHPQAHLTLVEAGMERWSRAYCSRRRYSMMTTNIAESLNKCMMKARRLPITSAHEFLRHMLQKWFSDRRATADRIVTEITSAALAHVNFAHSKTLDRGCSVVPIIHGNKFLVKHAKEGDGIVNIDAKTCSCRKWDLDQLPCLHAVAAGSFMRVHYNSFCHPYYTASWVKKAYELPINPVPNKSAWVIAAHVGRVVVHPPVQRRQPGRPREGRIPSSGEARRRKKCEKCGAQGHNRLSCPNEWSSSIGESSTAATTIESRDAAMATARENRKCSICKEAGHTRRRCPIQLSNQGDDNFGNDLNNQ; encoded by the exons ATGCATCCTCAAGCGCATCTAACATTAGTGGAAGCAGGAATGGAAAGGTGGTCACGTGCATATTGTTcgagaagaagatattccatgatgaccaccaatattgccgagtctctcaataaatgcatgatgaaagcacgtcggttgcctataacgagtgcacatgaatttttgagacatatgctTCAAAAATGGTTTAGCGACAGACGTGCTACTGCTGACAGGATTGTAACTGAGATTACCTCTGCTGCATTGGCACATGTCAACTTTGCCCATAGCAAAACATTAGATCGAGGATGTAGTGTAGTTCCTATAATACACGGAAACAAGTTCCTCGTGAAACATGCAAAGGAAGGCGATGGGATCGTTAACATTGATGCAAAAACATGCAGTTGTCGTAAATGGGATCTTGATCAATTACCGTGTCTTCATGCAGTTGCTGCTGGCAG TTTCATGCGGGTGCACTATAATTCGTTTTGTCATCCATATTACACTGCAAGCTGGGTCAAAAAAGCATATGAACTTCCCATTAATCCGGTCCCTAACAAGTCCGCTTGGGTTATTGCTGCACATGTTGGAAGGGTGGTTGTACACCCACCCGTACAAAGAAGACAACCGGGTAGACCAAGAGAGGGTCGGATTCCTTCTAGTGGGGAAGCTCGTCGAaggaaaaaatgtgaaaaatgcgGTGCACAAGGGCACAACCGTCTATCTTGCCCTAATGAATGGTCTTCTTCCATTGGAGAGTCGAGCACAGCCGCTACTACTATAGAATCAAGAGATGCTGCCATGGCCACTGCAAGAGAAAATCGAAAATGCAGCATTTGCAAAGAGGCTGGACACACTCGTCGTCGGTGCCCTATACAGTTGAGCAATCAAGGTGATGATAATTTTGGCAATGATCTAAACAATCAATAG
- the LOC127809358 gene encoding uncharacterized protein LOC127809358, which produces MDKVPLVIMWNGEWNDDKYTGGNKTCMMANKNATFTQLTDIVYIVTGIDKTRYDINIHFLMEPSCSLPATKLPIKDDYGVEFVMYEGSKYKVIYVDMIRRDAGVCNIHSEPQYQFPSNSGGNQDSGVDVPLTSARSPLRNDDFGIYGTVGFSDDASHTDDDGDNETDDNGDDNSGDDSGGGGEGGASPDYPEVRFSGSQFEDNPLHGNWVVPGVENYAIEATRSCTVRFEAGCKDVNCKFLLRARCRPGCTFCHVVKFMPGHTCSPDIYDSYFRSVKAIVIGSLFSQRVAISEYTPGMLMGELLEQHGVQIMYTKAWRSLQHAKRLAYGNADESFQQLLLYFHMLKETNPGTITAIETNENNRFLYSFFSLGASLQGFRSYIRPVVAVDATHLKGKYKGVIFVATCKDGEEMIYPIAFGFGDGESDRSWIWFLRKLREAISVPEDLVIVSDRHQSIVNAMSLVFPHVPHHTATPK; this is translated from the exons ATGGATAAAGTGCCGTTGGTAATTATGTGGAACGGAGAATGGAACGATGATAAGTACACCGGGGGTAATAAAACGTGTATGATGGCCAATAAGAATGcgacttttactcaattaactGATATTGTTTACATAGTAACgggaattgataaaacaaggtacgacatcaacattcattttttaatgGAACCATCATGCAGTCTTCCAGCCACTAAGCTCCCTATCAAGGACGATTATGGTGTTGAGTTTGTTATGTACGAAGGAAGTAAATATAAGGTGATCTATGTTGATATGATTCGTAGAGATGCTGGAGTTTGTAACATACATAGTGAGCCGCAATACCAATTTCCTTCAAATAGTGGTGGTAATCAGGATTCAGGTGTTGACGTTCCACTTACATCAGCACGTAGTCCACTGCGGAACGATGATTTTGGTATATATGGTACGGTTGGTTTTTCAGATGATGCTTCACACAcagatgatgatggtgataatGAAACAGATGATAATGGTGATGATAACAGTGGTGATGACAGTGGAGGTGGTGGTGAAGGAGGAGCCAGTCCGGATTATCCAGAAGTAAGATTTTCAGGTTCTCAATTTGAGGACAACCCTTTACATGGAAATTGGGTTGTTCCTggtgtagaaaattatgcaattgaggCAAC ACGTTCATGCACGGTTCGATTTGAGGCTGGTTGCAAAGATGTGAATTGCAAGTTTTTGCTTCGTGCAAGATGTAGACCTGGTTGTACGTTTTGTCATGTGGTGAAGTTTATGCCGGGTCACACATGTAGTCCAGACATCTACGATTCATATTTTCGGAGTGTGAAGGCTATTGTCATCGGGAGTTTGTTCTCACAACGAGTGGCAATTAGTGAATATACACCTGGAATGCTAATGGGAGAGCTGCTTGAGCAGCATGGTGTACAGATCATGTACACTAAAGCTTGGAGGTCTTTACAACATGCAAAGAGACTTGCTTATGGCAATGCAGATGAGTCATTTCAGCAGCTACTCTTATATTTTCACATGTTGAAAGAAACAAATCCCGGCACTATCACGGCAATAGAGACAAATGAAAATAATCGTTTCttgtattcatttttttctcttggaGCTTCACTTCAGGGTTTTCGATCTTACATAAGACCGGTTGTTGCTGTTGATGCCACCCATTTGAAAGGTAAATATAAAGGCGTGATTTTTGTTGCCACTTGCAAAGATGGAGAGGAGATGATTTATCCCATCGCTTTTGGATTTGGGGATGGTGAGTCTGACAGATCATGGATTtggtttttaagaaaattaagagAAGCTATTAGCGTGCCGGAGGATTTGGTAATTGTGTCCGATCGACACCAAAGCATTGTGAACGCGATGAGCCTTGTTTTCCCTCATGTCCCACAt CATACAGCTACACCCAAGTAG